The genomic window TTTACACCATCTATAATTATTTCTCCGCTAGTTGGTTCTTCAAGTCTGTTAAGTAGTCTTATAAGTGAAGATTTACCAGCACCACTAAGACCAATTATTCCAAAAATATCACCTTTCTTTATATGAAGATTGATATTTTTTACAGCATGAAGACCATTTGGATATATTTTGTTGGCATTCTTAATATAAATCATAAGTATCCCCCTTTATGTAAAAAAATTTTAATTCAGTTTAGAAAATAAAAAAAATCTCTAAATTATCTGTCATCAAGATAACTTAGAGATATAGTGACTTTTTTGGTCGTCGCCATCTGTCTGGAATTAGCACCACACTAAAAAAGTAGGTTGCTGAAACATCAAAGGGCCAGTCCCTCAGTTTCTCTTGATGGATATTTTTTTATTTGAGTTATGATATAATAAAAAAATTTATTTGTCAATAAAATTTTAAAAAAAATAAAAAAAACTTGAAAAATAAGAGATTATATATGATAATTTGGGAGAAAAAAGAAAAATTTTTAGGAGGCTTTTATGAAAAGAGAAGGTTATATAAGCTGGGACGAATATTTTATGGGGATAGCGATACTTTCTGGAAAAAGAAGTAAAGACCCTGGAACTCAAGTTGGAGCTTGTATTGTAAATGAAGATAAAAAAATAGTTGGAGTTGGATATAATGGTTTTCCCCAAGGTTGTAATGACGATGATTTTCCTTGGGAGAGAGAGGGAGAATTTTTAGAAACTAAATATCCTTATGTATGCCACGCTGAATTAAACGCTATTTTAAACAGTATCAAAAACTTAAAA from Fusobacterium perfoetens includes these protein-coding regions:
- a CDS encoding deoxycytidylate deaminase, translating into MKREGYISWDEYFMGIAILSGKRSKDPGTQVGACIVNEDKKIVGVGYNGFPQGCNDDDFPWEREGEFLETKYPYVCHAELNAILNSIKNLKGCTLYVALFPCNECAKAIIQSGIREIVFLSEKYSGTLTDIASKKLLDSAGVKYRKLKPTNNVITLDFSE